Genomic window (Streptomyces liliiviolaceus):
TTCGTAGGCGTACTTGTCGTGCATGAAGTGGATGACGTTCAGCGTGTTGACGTAGGTGGCCGCCAGCCAGTCCAGCATCCGGTCGTACGCCGCCGACAGTTCCTCGTAGTCCAGGTACTCCCCGGTCAGTGCGGGTGTCCGGGGGCCGATCTGCTCGCCGGTCAGCTCGTCCCGGCCGCCGTTGACCGCGTACAGCAGCGCCTTGGCGAGGTTGACGCGCGCACCGAAGAACTGCATCTGCCTGCCGACCGCCATCGCCGACACGCAGCAGGCGATCGCCGTGTCGTCGCCGGTGCACGGCCGCATCAGGTCGTCGGACTCGTACTGGACGGCGCTGGTGTCGATGGACACCTGTGCGCAGAACTCCTTGAAGCCGGCCGGGAGCCGGGGCGACCAGAGCACGGTGAGGTTGGGCTCCGGGGCGGGACCGAGGTTGTGGAGCGTCTGCAGGAAGCGGAAGGAGGTGCGGGTGACGAGCGGGCGCCCGTCGGTGCCGAGGCCGCCGATGGACTCCGTCACCCAGGTCGGGTCGCCGGAGAACAGCGCGTCGTACTCCGGGGTGCGCAGGAACCGTACGATCCGCAGTTTGATGACGAAGTCGTCGATCAGTTCCTGGGCCCGGACCTCGTCGATCAGGCCCTCTGTCAGGTCCCGTTGGAGGAAGACGTCGAGGAACGTGGAGGTGCGGCCGAGCGACATCGCGGCGCCGTTCTGTTCCTTCACCGCGGCCAGGAAGCCGAGGTAGAGCCACTGCACGGCTTCGTGCGCGGTGGCGGCCGGGCGGGTGACGTCGCAGCCGTACGAGGCCGCCATCTCCGCCAGCTCGCCCAACGCCCTTACCTGCTCGGCCAGTTCCTCCCGGTCACGGATGACGTCCGGGTCGGAGGGCCGCGCGTCCAGCAGGGCCCGCTCGGCCTTCTTGGCCTCGGTCAGGCGGGCCGTGCCGTACAGCGCCACCCGGCGGTAGTCCCCGATGATGCGGCCACGCCCGTAGGCGTCGGGCAGGCCGGTGATGATCCCCGCCCGGCGGGCGGCCCGCATCTCGGGTGTGTAGGCGTCGAAGACACCGTCGTTGTGGGTCTTGCGGTAGGTCCCGAAGACCCGCGAGACGAAGGGGTCCACCTGGTGGCCGTACGCCTTCAGGCCGTTCTCCACCATGCGCAGTCCGCCGCCCGGCATGATCGCCCGCCGGAGGGGCGCGTCGGTCTGCAGGCCGACGATCAGCTCGCGGTCGCGGTCGATGTACCCCGGGCGGTGCGAGGTGATGGTGGAAGGCGTGGCCGGGTCGACGTCCAGGACGCCCTTGCGCCGTTCCTCGGGAAACAGTGCGCTGACCTTGTGCCAGACGGCCAGGGTGCGTTCGGTCGGACCGGCGAGGAACGCCGGGCCGCCCTCGTACGGCGTGTAGGTGGCCTGGATGAAGTCGCGTACGTCGATACGGTCCCGCCATCGCGTCCCGGCGAAGCCGCTCCACGCATCGGTCCGTCCGCTGTCGGCTTTCGCGGTCGCGGTCATCGTCGGTCGCCCCTTCCCTGTTCCACCTGTTCCACCTGTGCGGGTCTCCCTCTTCACATGCTCGTCCGGCGCGGTCGTCACGGGCAGTGCCGGACAGCGCCGACAGGTGGTCCGGCCGGCCCCGGAACGATGGGGCCGGGTGGACTCAGCCGTGCGGGACCACGGCGACGGGGCAGGCGACGTGGTGCAGCACCGCGTGGGCCACGGAGCCGATGTGCGTCCCGAGGTGGCTCTCCCGGATCCTTCGGCCCACCACCACGAGGCAGGCTTCGGACGAGGCGTGGATCAGGGCGCCGGCCGCCCGGCCCTCGGAGACGGTCTCGGTCACGGTGACTTCGGGATACTTCCCGCACCACGGACGCAGCGTCGCGACGACGGCGCGTTCCTGGCCGGCGAGCACTTCCGCCTTGGCCCCGGTGACCGCGTGCGGGTCGCCGCCGTCGGCCGAGGGCACGCTGAAGGCGTGGATCACCCGCAGTGCGGTGCCGTGCAGCCGGGCGGCCTCGAAGGCGAACTCGATCAGTTCGTCACAGGGATGCCGGACGTCCAGCCCCAGGACGACGTCGCGATACGGGGTCTTGGACCTCTCCTGCGAAGAGCCCTCCTTGCCGGGCGCCGTGGGGGCCTCGTCGACC
Coding sequences:
- the pflB gene encoding formate C-acetyltransferase yields the protein MTATAKADSGRTDAWSGFAGTRWRDRIDVRDFIQATYTPYEGGPAFLAGPTERTLAVWHKVSALFPEERRKGVLDVDPATPSTITSHRPGYIDRDRELIVGLQTDAPLRRAIMPGGGLRMVENGLKAYGHQVDPFVSRVFGTYRKTHNDGVFDAYTPEMRAARRAGIITGLPDAYGRGRIIGDYRRVALYGTARLTEAKKAERALLDARPSDPDVIRDREELAEQVRALGELAEMAASYGCDVTRPAATAHEAVQWLYLGFLAAVKEQNGAAMSLGRTSTFLDVFLQRDLTEGLIDEVRAQELIDDFVIKLRIVRFLRTPEYDALFSGDPTWVTESIGGLGTDGRPLVTRTSFRFLQTLHNLGPAPEPNLTVLWSPRLPAGFKEFCAQVSIDTSAVQYESDDLMRPCTGDDTAIACCVSAMAVGRQMQFFGARVNLAKALLYAVNGGRDELTGEQIGPRTPALTGEYLDYEELSAAYDRMLDWLAATYVNTLNVIHFMHDKYAYERIEMALHDHPVHRFMACGIAGLSVAADSLSAVRYGRVKVVRDATGLAVDYETEGDWPAYGNNDDRADALAVGLVESFMAKVRKHPAHRDAEHTQSVLTITSNVVYGKHTGNTPDGRRAGQPFAPGANPMNGRDRHGVAASALSVAKLPYAQARDGISLTTTITPEGLGHRPEERAAHLVGILDAYTASGGFHMNVNVLDRRTLEDAMHHPEKYPELTIRVSGYAVNFVRLTREQQLDVISRTFHEAR
- a CDS encoding universal stress protein gives rise to the protein MLRHVTTGVDGSVESLATAHWAAREAVRRGAPLRVVHAWQWHPRPPASVPMGNTEHEWAQQTLDQVVGSVRAAHPELSVDARLVSDSPVRALLSWSDDTDVLVLGSRGLGGVAGFMLGSVSQRVVARSVRPVVLVRAGKAAVDEAPTAPGKEGSSQERSKTPYRDVVLGLDVRHPCDELIEFAFEAARLHGTALRVIHAFSVPSADGGDPHAVTGAKAEVLAGQERAVVATLRPWCGKYPEVTVTETVSEGRAAGALIHASSEACLVVVGRRIRESHLGTHIGSVAHAVLHHVACPVAVVPHG